The Arthrobacter sp. NicSoilC5 genome has a window encoding:
- a CDS encoding DEAD/DEAH box helicase, with protein MPSQPDESADLAIQTPAINDRSLAAGLAYAMASRVSGISFDGGTGLMLGKVRGGAEVPYSTTAKLVRKSGGWSCTVGVCSCPVRKDCKHVAALLFAAEDNPSIRMQLLAPSTSTQVSRAPSAALPDWEQALSPLISQPGSAPSTAGVPLALQFEVEEPPPHFSYTGRRDPVRGVRQLKVRPVIMGAKGKWIRGDVSWNTLSYLNFRRESNQAHVEWLQEFLAGHSSSASRMHNSAGLWLGLNSYAGKNLWSLLSDARKIGLALVHSRGSEPVRVAESPAAVGLSLSRYGTPVAEPATEAGGAKADTSDGGLELSPTITVDGAEVDPAAVGTIGRPAHGLFFTAGEAALPGVPDPDGVITLAPLENGLSEELLAFVTAGNMLHIPARDESRFLTGFYPKLKQSARVTTRDESVELPELAVPTLSLLANYGADHRVRLHWEWHYKTGTLVTAQPLWRHPGDHGYRDDTAEARILEDIGHLWDVVAALGESATGGWGTPRLAASAELTGLDTLAFTEEVLPRLREAPDVDVETVGDIADYREAEEAPVVSISTKATEQRDWFDLGIQISLEGQPVSFAAVFSALAAGQTKMLLPSGAYFSLDLPELHQLRALIEEARSLQDNKDAPLQISRFQAGLWDELAQLGIVDEQAAAWRSAVGGLLEGGTDGLPLPSSLNAELRPYQLEGYNWLSFLYKHGLGGILADDMGLGKTVQALALMCAAKELAVAAAASLETPDAGAAADPGNRPAAVAPFLVVAPTSVVGNWALEAARFAPGLTVRTVGETFAKSGQDVAAALGGADIVITSYALFRIDYDAYASRTWNGLVLDEAQFVKNHQSKAYQCARKLPAAFKLAITGTPLENNLMEFWALTSIVAPGLFSSPKRFAEYYQKPVEKNGDKGQLEKLRRRVRPLMMRRTKDQVIKDLPPKQEQILEVVLNPRHQKVYQTHLQRERQKILGLIEDVNKNRFTIFQSLTLLRQLSLDVSLVDPSLSAVRSSKLDVLFEQLEDLVAEGHRALIFSQFTGFLGKVRERLDEEEIEYCYLDGGTRNRADVVSEFKNGSAPVFLISLKAGGFGLNLTEADYVFLLDPWWNPASEAQAVDRTHRIGQARNVMVYRLVAKDTIEEKVMALKTRKSQLFADVMEGDALAGGAITAEDLAGLFKE; from the coding sequence ATGCCATCCCAACCGGACGAAAGTGCGGACCTGGCAATACAGACACCCGCCATCAACGACCGCTCGCTGGCGGCCGGTCTGGCGTATGCCATGGCAAGCAGGGTCTCCGGCATATCGTTCGACGGCGGCACGGGGCTCATGCTGGGAAAGGTCCGGGGCGGCGCGGAAGTTCCCTACTCCACCACGGCCAAGCTGGTCCGGAAGTCCGGCGGCTGGAGCTGCACTGTGGGCGTCTGCAGCTGCCCCGTCCGCAAGGACTGCAAGCACGTCGCGGCCCTGCTGTTCGCGGCCGAGGACAACCCCTCCATCCGGATGCAGCTGCTGGCACCGTCCACCTCCACGCAGGTGTCCCGCGCACCGTCAGCGGCCCTCCCGGACTGGGAGCAGGCCCTTAGTCCGCTGATCTCCCAGCCAGGTTCCGCGCCCTCCACAGCCGGGGTTCCCCTGGCCCTGCAGTTCGAGGTGGAGGAACCACCGCCGCACTTTTCCTACACCGGCCGCCGGGACCCGGTCCGCGGCGTCCGGCAGCTCAAGGTCCGCCCGGTCATCATGGGCGCCAAGGGCAAGTGGATCCGCGGTGACGTTTCCTGGAACACCCTGAGCTACCTGAACTTCCGGCGCGAATCGAACCAGGCGCACGTGGAATGGCTGCAGGAGTTCCTGGCCGGCCATTCCTCCTCCGCCAGCCGGATGCACAACTCCGCCGGCCTGTGGCTGGGCCTGAACTCCTACGCCGGCAAGAACCTGTGGAGCCTGCTGTCCGATGCCCGGAAGATCGGGCTCGCCCTGGTCCACTCGCGCGGCTCCGAGCCGGTACGGGTGGCAGAGTCCCCTGCCGCCGTCGGACTTTCCCTCAGCCGGTACGGGACCCCCGTGGCTGAGCCGGCCACGGAAGCTGGCGGGGCAAAAGCGGACACGTCCGACGGCGGCCTGGAGCTTTCGCCCACCATCACCGTTGACGGGGCCGAGGTTGATCCGGCGGCGGTGGGCACCATCGGCAGGCCCGCACACGGCCTCTTCTTCACGGCCGGGGAAGCCGCCCTGCCCGGCGTCCCCGACCCCGACGGCGTCATTACGCTGGCGCCGCTGGAAAACGGGCTGAGCGAGGAGCTGCTGGCGTTCGTCACCGCGGGAAACATGCTGCACATCCCGGCCCGGGACGAGTCGCGGTTCCTGACCGGCTTCTACCCCAAGCTCAAGCAGAGCGCCCGGGTGACAACCCGCGACGAGTCCGTTGAACTGCCCGAACTGGCCGTCCCCACACTCTCTCTGCTGGCCAACTACGGCGCGGACCACCGGGTGCGGCTGCACTGGGAGTGGCACTACAAAACCGGCACGCTGGTCACCGCACAGCCCCTGTGGCGGCACCCCGGCGACCACGGCTACCGCGACGACACCGCCGAGGCCCGCATCCTGGAAGACATCGGCCACCTCTGGGATGTGGTGGCCGCCCTGGGCGAATCGGCGACGGGCGGCTGGGGCACTCCCCGGCTGGCGGCGTCCGCCGAGCTGACCGGCCTGGACACGCTGGCCTTCACCGAGGAAGTGCTGCCGCGGCTGCGGGAGGCCCCGGACGTGGATGTGGAGACAGTGGGCGACATCGCCGACTACCGCGAGGCCGAGGAAGCGCCGGTGGTGTCCATCTCCACCAAGGCCACCGAACAGCGTGACTGGTTCGACCTGGGCATCCAGATATCGCTCGAAGGCCAGCCCGTGTCCTTCGCGGCTGTCTTCTCGGCGCTGGCGGCCGGCCAGACCAAGATGCTGCTGCCCAGCGGCGCCTACTTCTCCCTGGACCTGCCGGAGCTGCACCAGCTGCGGGCTCTGATCGAGGAAGCCAGGTCGCTGCAGGACAACAAGGACGCGCCGCTCCAGATCAGCAGGTTCCAGGCCGGGCTGTGGGATGAACTGGCGCAGCTGGGGATTGTTGACGAACAGGCCGCGGCCTGGCGGTCCGCGGTGGGCGGGCTCCTGGAGGGCGGCACGGACGGGCTGCCGCTGCCGTCGTCCCTGAACGCCGAGCTGCGCCCGTACCAGCTGGAGGGCTACAACTGGCTCAGCTTCCTGTACAAGCACGGACTGGGCGGCATCCTGGCCGACGACATGGGTCTGGGCAAGACCGTGCAGGCGCTGGCCCTGATGTGCGCGGCGAAGGAGCTGGCCGTCGCGGCTGCTGCGTCCCTGGAGACGCCCGACGCCGGTGCTGCCGCGGACCCTGGAAACAGGCCCGCCGCCGTCGCGCCCTTCCTGGTGGTGGCCCCCACCAGCGTGGTGGGCAACTGGGCCCTCGAAGCCGCCCGCTTTGCGCCCGGGCTGACCGTGCGGACGGTCGGCGAGACCTTTGCCAAGAGCGGCCAGGACGTGGCGGCGGCCCTGGGCGGGGCAGATATCGTGATCACGTCCTACGCCCTGTTCCGGATCGACTACGACGCCTACGCCTCGCGTACCTGGAACGGGCTGGTGCTGGATGAGGCGCAGTTCGTGAAGAACCACCAGTCCAAGGCCTACCAGTGTGCGCGCAAGCTGCCGGCCGCGTTCAAGCTGGCCATCACGGGCACCCCGCTGGAGAACAACCTGATGGAGTTCTGGGCGCTGACGTCCATTGTGGCGCCGGGCCTGTTCTCCAGTCCCAAGCGCTTCGCCGAGTACTACCAGAAGCCTGTGGAGAAGAACGGCGACAAGGGGCAACTGGAGAAACTCCGGCGCCGCGTCCGGCCGCTGATGATGCGCCGCACCAAGGACCAGGTGATCAAGGACCTGCCGCCCAAACAGGAGCAGATCCTTGAGGTGGTGCTGAATCCGCGGCACCAGAAGGTATACCAGACGCACCTGCAGCGCGAACGGCAGAAGATCCTTGGGCTGATCGAGGACGTCAACAAGAACCGGTTCACCATTTTCCAGTCGCTGACCCTGCTGCGGCAGCTCAGCCTGGACGTGTCGCTGGTGGACCCTTCCCTGTCCGCGGTGCGGTCCTCCAAGCTGGATGTGCTGTTCGAGCAGCTCGAAGACCTGGTGGCCGAGGGGCACCGGGCACTGATCTTCAGCCAGTTCACGGGATTCCTGGGCAAGGTGCGGGAGCGGCTGGACGAGGAAGAGATCGAGTACTGCTACCTTGACGGCGGCACCAGGAACCGTGCCGACGTTGTCAGCGAGTTCAAGAACGGCAGCGCGCCCGTGTTCCTGATTTCACTCAAGGCCGGCGGGTTCGGCCTGAACCTCACCGAGGCCGACTATGTCTTCCTGCTGGATCCCTGGTGGAACCCGGCGTCCGAAGCCCAGGCCGTGGACCGGACACACCGCATTGGGCAGGCGCGGAACGTGATGGTGTACCGGCTCGTGGCCAAGGACACCATCGAGGAAAAGGTCATGGCGCTGAAGACCCGGAAGTCGCAGCTGTTCGCTGACGTCATGGAAGGCGACGCCCTGGCCGGCGGGGCCATTACGGCGGAGGACCTGGCGGGGCTGTTCAAGGAGTAG
- a CDS encoding family 43 glycosylhydrolase: MRHQLPATDIPAAPPLVPLRPDAFATPYRDPVWDGPTDPILVADHLTGGWVLFYTQRRATAPGLTGVEWVHGTGIGVAKSSDGGTTWRYHGTVEGLVPPGTELPATLWAPDVVRIGDRWIMYVTVLGGRRTDWTGTAEIVQFASTDLEKWEYLGRIDLGSPRVIDAAVARCGDGRYRLWYKDEARGSTTYSAVSATPEDPSSWKREGVAIPGRPHEGPKVFRLGGSYWMIVDEWRGQAVYRSEDATGHWVRQEHRGGLILTAPESVDGRPVVGRHADVVPLAERAPGETSDGGAQRALLVYFTHPYWGGEDIDTMAPDPRTRLSHVRAAVLDVRDGVLVCTEH, encoded by the coding sequence ATGCGGCACCAGCTGCCTGCCACGGATATCCCTGCAGCACCGCCCCTGGTGCCGCTGCGTCCGGACGCATTCGCCACCCCGTACCGGGACCCCGTATGGGACGGGCCCACCGACCCCATCCTGGTGGCTGACCACCTCACAGGGGGGTGGGTGCTCTTCTACACCCAGCGCCGCGCCACTGCTCCGGGGCTGACGGGGGTGGAATGGGTGCACGGGACCGGTATCGGCGTCGCAAAATCGTCCGACGGCGGCACCACCTGGCGCTACCACGGCACCGTGGAGGGACTTGTCCCGCCCGGAACGGAACTCCCGGCAACCCTCTGGGCGCCCGACGTCGTCCGCATTGGCGACCGTTGGATTATGTATGTGACTGTCCTCGGCGGCAGGCGCACGGACTGGACCGGGACGGCGGAAATCGTCCAGTTTGCCAGCACGGACCTGGAAAAGTGGGAGTACCTGGGCCGGATCGACCTGGGCTCCCCCCGGGTGATCGACGCCGCTGTGGCCCGGTGCGGTGACGGCCGGTACCGCCTCTGGTACAAGGACGAGGCCCGCGGCTCCACCACCTACAGCGCGGTGAGCGCCACTCCGGAAGACCCGTCGTCATGGAAGCGCGAAGGTGTGGCAATCCCCGGGCGCCCGCACGAAGGACCCAAGGTCTTCCGGCTGGGCGGCAGCTACTGGATGATCGTGGACGAGTGGCGGGGCCAGGCGGTCTACCGTTCCGAAGACGCAACGGGCCATTGGGTCCGGCAGGAGCACCGTGGCGGGCTGATCCTCACGGCGCCGGAATCGGTGGACGGAAGGCCCGTCGTCGGACGCCATGCCGACGTGGTGCCCCTGGCGGAACGGGCACCCGGGGAAACGTCCGACGGCGGCGCGCAGCGTGCGTTGCTGGTGTACTTCACGCACCCTTACTGGGGCGGCGAGGACATCGACACGATGGCACCGGACCCGCGCACCCGCCTCAGCCACGTCCGGGCGGCAGTGCTGGACGTGCGGGACGGCGTCCTGGTGTGCACGGAACACTGA
- a CDS encoding ammonium transporter, translated as MDSGNVAWILASSALVCMMIPALALFYGGMVGSRRILNMMMMCFGGASLVAVLWALFGYSMAFGNSVGGLGLIGDVTEFPGMGQLLAKDDSASIPVILFAAFQLFFACVTTALVAGAAAGRMKFGAWMLFAGIWATVVYFPIAHWVFAFDSADGSTVGGWIANGIKAIDFAGGTAVHMNAGAAALALALVLGKSSGWPKVEHAKPHSRPLVLVGAGLLWVGWFGFNAGSALSAGQSASVVFLNTAVAASTGLLAWALVERVRHGAATSMGAASGLIAALVAITPACGAVSPLGALAIGAIAGAVCSLAIEWKFRLGFDDSLDVVGVHLVGGILGTLLIGLFATDKAPNGVSGLFYGGGFELLGVQALATVTVLAYSFGVTWILAKILDKTMGGLRIKPEDELRGIDLAAHSELAYLMDEDPVELGSPQRV; from the coding sequence ATGGACTCGGGAAATGTCGCTTGGATTTTGGCCAGCTCGGCGCTGGTATGCATGATGATCCCCGCCCTGGCCCTGTTTTACGGGGGCATGGTGGGGTCCCGCCGGATCCTGAACATGATGATGATGTGCTTCGGCGGCGCCAGCCTGGTGGCCGTGCTCTGGGCACTGTTCGGTTACTCGATGGCCTTCGGAAACTCCGTGGGCGGACTGGGACTCATCGGTGACGTCACCGAGTTCCCGGGCATGGGGCAGCTGCTGGCCAAGGACGATTCCGCGTCCATCCCGGTCATCCTGTTCGCAGCGTTCCAGCTGTTCTTCGCCTGCGTCACCACCGCACTCGTTGCCGGTGCCGCCGCAGGCCGGATGAAGTTTGGCGCCTGGATGCTGTTCGCCGGCATCTGGGCCACGGTGGTCTACTTCCCCATCGCGCACTGGGTGTTCGCGTTCGACTCGGCGGACGGCAGCACCGTTGGCGGCTGGATCGCCAACGGCATCAAGGCCATCGACTTCGCCGGCGGCACCGCGGTCCACATGAACGCCGGCGCCGCAGCACTGGCACTGGCACTGGTCCTGGGCAAGAGCTCCGGCTGGCCCAAGGTGGAACACGCCAAGCCGCACAGCCGGCCACTGGTGCTGGTGGGCGCGGGCCTGCTGTGGGTTGGCTGGTTCGGCTTCAACGCCGGCTCCGCCCTTTCCGCCGGCCAGTCGGCGTCGGTGGTTTTCCTGAACACCGCCGTGGCTGCCTCCACCGGGCTGCTTGCCTGGGCCCTCGTTGAGCGGGTCCGGCACGGTGCGGCCACCAGCATGGGCGCCGCCTCAGGCCTCATCGCCGCGCTGGTAGCCATCACTCCCGCCTGTGGCGCCGTCAGCCCGCTCGGCGCACTGGCCATCGGCGCCATCGCCGGGGCCGTCTGCTCGCTGGCCATCGAATGGAAGTTCCGCCTGGGCTTCGACGATTCCCTCGACGTCGTCGGCGTCCACCTGGTGGGCGGCATCCTGGGCACGCTGCTGATCGGTCTCTTCGCCACGGACAAGGCTCCGAACGGCGTCAGCGGCCTCTTCTACGGCGGCGGCTTCGAACTGCTGGGCGTCCAGGCCCTCGCCACCGTCACGGTGCTGGCCTACTCGTTCGGCGTCACCTGGATCCTGGCGAAGATCCTGGACAAGACCATGGGCGGCCTGCGCATCAAGCCCGAGGACGAACTGCGCGGCATCGACCTCGCGGCCCACTCGGAGCTGGCCTACCTGATGGATGAAGATCCCGTGGAGCTGGGGTCGCCGCAGCGGGTCTAG
- a CDS encoding XRE family transcriptional regulator gives MTEQAGDRGADHDGDQVAGRLEQVIAAQVRHYRTTQGLSSAELAARTGMSKAMISRVETATTSCSLTTLQRLADGLNVPVTALFRGADTDRDATFTKSGQGSLTVRSGTQHGHEYRVLGTLKGRTDALEPTLVTLTDASDVFPLFQHPGTEFIYMLSGKMVYGHGSYEYAMEPGDSLLLDGEGPHGPLELLDLPIRFLAISAK, from the coding sequence ATGACCGAACAGGCCGGGGACCGCGGAGCAGACCATGACGGCGACCAGGTGGCCGGCCGGCTGGAGCAGGTCATCGCGGCCCAGGTGCGGCACTACCGCACCACGCAGGGCCTGTCCTCCGCCGAACTGGCAGCCCGGACCGGCATGTCCAAAGCCATGATCTCGCGGGTGGAAACCGCTACCACCTCCTGCTCACTCACCACCCTGCAGCGGCTGGCCGACGGACTGAACGTTCCCGTCACCGCACTGTTCCGCGGCGCGGACACGGACCGGGACGCCACCTTCACCAAGAGCGGCCAGGGGAGCCTGACAGTCCGCAGCGGCACCCAGCACGGCCACGAATACCGCGTGCTGGGCACCCTCAAAGGCCGTACCGATGCGTTGGAACCCACCCTGGTGACCCTCACGGACGCCAGTGACGTTTTCCCACTGTTCCAGCACCCGGGCACGGAGTTCATCTACATGCTCTCCGGGAAAATGGTGTACGGGCATGGCTCCTACGAGTACGCCATGGAGCCGGGGGACTCCCTGCTGCTCGACGGCGAAGGCCCGCACGGCCCCCTGGAACTGCTGGACCTGCCCATCCGGTTCCTGGCCATTTCCGCCAAGTAG
- a CDS encoding allantoate amidohydrolase, with translation MTLPQTAPAPHAVPAETAGAPTVAGLLKEISDVGRDSARGGYSRPVFSTAESDLRAWFIEQAGRRGLDVHTDANGIMWAWWDTATGLRKDAVATGSHLDSVPGGGEYDGPLGVASALVAVDLLKARNFRPRRPLALAVFPEEEGSRFGVACLGSRLLTGGLDPDKARNLRDPDGNTYADVAAANGQDPRFIGPDYKALQQLGIFVELHVEQGRGLIDLDRPVAVGSSILGHGRWKLSITGEGNHAGTTLMKDRKDPMIAAAKVVVSIRDTARKYKDARATVGRVQPVPGGTNVIASRVDLWIDVRHPEDSVTAALVEAIGLNAQVLAAEEGCSATLTTESLSPTVHFDGGLRDRLQELLPGAPVLDTGAGHDAGVLAAHLPTAMLFVRNPTGISHSPDELVEDTDAEAGAQALADSLAGLLGGARVLG, from the coding sequence GTGACCCTTCCCCAGACAGCACCCGCGCCGCACGCGGTACCCGCCGAAACTGCCGGCGCACCTACTGTCGCAGGCCTCCTCAAGGAAATCTCCGACGTCGGACGTGACAGTGCCCGCGGCGGCTACTCACGCCCGGTGTTCTCCACCGCCGAATCGGACCTCCGCGCCTGGTTCATTGAGCAGGCCGGCCGGCGCGGACTGGATGTCCATACCGACGCCAACGGGATCATGTGGGCCTGGTGGGACACTGCGACGGGCCTGCGGAAGGACGCCGTGGCCACCGGCAGCCACCTCGATTCCGTCCCCGGCGGCGGCGAGTACGACGGCCCTCTGGGCGTCGCCTCGGCGCTGGTCGCCGTCGACCTCCTCAAAGCCCGGAACTTCCGGCCGCGCCGCCCCCTGGCGCTCGCCGTCTTTCCGGAGGAGGAAGGCTCCCGGTTCGGCGTGGCCTGCCTTGGCTCGCGGCTCCTCACCGGCGGCCTGGACCCGGACAAGGCCCGCAACCTCCGCGACCCGGACGGCAACACCTACGCCGACGTCGCCGCCGCGAACGGACAGGACCCGCGGTTCATCGGCCCCGACTACAAGGCCCTGCAGCAGTTGGGGATATTCGTGGAGCTACACGTGGAGCAGGGGCGGGGGCTCATCGACCTGGACCGGCCGGTGGCGGTCGGCTCATCGATCCTGGGCCACGGCCGCTGGAAACTCAGCATCACGGGCGAAGGAAACCACGCCGGCACCACGCTCATGAAGGACCGGAAGGACCCCATGATCGCGGCGGCCAAGGTGGTGGTGTCCATCCGGGACACGGCGCGCAAGTACAAGGATGCCCGCGCCACGGTGGGCCGGGTCCAGCCCGTCCCCGGCGGTACCAACGTGATCGCCTCTCGGGTGGACCTGTGGATCGACGTCCGCCACCCCGAAGACTCAGTGACTGCGGCGCTGGTGGAGGCCATCGGGCTGAACGCCCAGGTCCTGGCCGCGGAGGAAGGCTGCTCGGCGACCCTCACCACGGAATCGCTGAGCCCCACCGTGCATTTCGACGGCGGCCTGCGGGACCGGCTGCAGGAACTGCTGCCCGGTGCGCCGGTGCTGGACACCGGGGCAGGCCACGACGCCGGCGTGCTGGCCGCACACCTGCCCACCGCCATGCTGTTCGTCCGGAACCCCACCGGCATCTCGCATTCGCCCGACGAACTCGTGGAGGACACCGACGCCGAAGCCGGCGCACAGGCCCTGGCGGACTCCCTGGCCGGGCTCCTGGGCGGGGCCCGCGTCCTTGGCTAG
- a CDS encoding FAD-dependent oxidoreductase, with protein sequence MAGPSSDASDYVVVGAGLAGAATAWQLAARGHQVTLLERDVPAAHDGSSHGSARIFRYAYPDPFYTRAVLDSKELWDGLATDAGAELITPFGAVDYGPKRQPALLAEVLAGAGIDHELLSAAEARGRWPQIAFDTEVLWHPGAGVIDAETSVNAMVALAVRHGAKVLTGWSVDRVERLGGGYRLHSSTGETLDAGNVVISAGGWLPRLLESLPLPAGFLAGLPDFTVRQEQAFHFRYREDSGFSATNWPTFIHKAGDIQTYGLPGGRDAGFAGQKVAEYNGGPGIPSAAEQTGVVDPANRARVVDYVRRCLPGLDPEPYAETTCLFTNTPTEDFLIDRADNLTVVSPCSGHGAKFAPLIGQWAADLATGTGAVPDRFRSTASSALTT encoded by the coding sequence ATGGCTGGACCTTCTTCCGACGCGTCGGATTATGTGGTGGTGGGCGCCGGCCTGGCCGGCGCCGCCACCGCGTGGCAGCTCGCAGCCCGCGGCCACCAGGTCACCCTGCTGGAGCGCGACGTACCCGCCGCCCATGACGGCAGCTCCCACGGCTCCGCCCGGATCTTCCGCTACGCCTACCCGGACCCGTTCTACACGCGGGCGGTCCTGGACTCGAAGGAACTCTGGGACGGGCTCGCAACGGATGCCGGCGCTGAGCTGATCACGCCGTTCGGCGCGGTGGACTACGGTCCAAAGCGTCAACCCGCCCTCCTCGCTGAGGTGCTGGCCGGCGCCGGAATCGACCACGAGCTGCTGTCCGCCGCCGAAGCCCGGGGCCGCTGGCCGCAGATCGCGTTCGATACCGAGGTCCTCTGGCACCCCGGTGCCGGCGTGATCGACGCTGAAACGTCAGTCAACGCCATGGTGGCCCTCGCGGTCCGGCACGGTGCGAAGGTCCTGACCGGCTGGAGCGTGGACCGGGTGGAACGGCTGGGCGGTGGCTACCGGCTGCACTCCTCCACAGGGGAAACGCTCGACGCCGGCAACGTGGTGATCAGCGCGGGCGGCTGGCTGCCACGGCTGCTGGAGTCCCTCCCGCTGCCGGCGGGCTTCCTGGCCGGCCTGCCCGACTTCACCGTCCGGCAGGAACAGGCCTTCCACTTCCGGTACCGGGAAGACTCCGGCTTTTCCGCCACCAACTGGCCCACCTTCATCCACAAGGCCGGCGACATCCAAACCTACGGCCTCCCCGGCGGCCGGGACGCCGGCTTCGCGGGCCAGAAGGTGGCCGAATACAACGGCGGCCCGGGCATCCCGTCGGCCGCCGAGCAGACCGGAGTGGTGGACCCGGCCAACCGCGCCCGCGTGGTGGACTATGTCCGCCGCTGCCTGCCGGGACTGGATCCCGAGCCGTACGCCGAAACCACCTGCCTCTTCACGAACACGCCCACCGAGGACTTCCTGATCGACCGGGCGGACAACCTCACCGTCGTCTCGCCCTGCTCAGGCCATGGGGCCAAATTCGCGCCGCTGATCGGACAGTGGGCCGCGGACCTGGCAACCGGAACCGGTGCCGTGCCTGACAGGTTCCGCAGCACCGCCTCATCGGCACTGACCACGTAG